From one Culex quinquefasciatus strain JHB chromosome 3, VPISU_Cqui_1.0_pri_paternal, whole genome shotgun sequence genomic stretch:
- the LOC6049585 gene encoding uncharacterized protein LOC6049585 produces MNAMEQTSETNLVFRRATGEDREAVREAMAKFFYAEETVTVCYYNGSEVTRDDMEFSLSLIEHGYVTLALDGDRIVGLTGAGTIAADEAAKLREQAEAAETEKFGDILRFLAHMAEHGNVCKRFGVEQAFHVYFIAVDPDLRGKSLAKQLMEMQFELAAQLGVAVMSGDITNIHAGRMALGMGLECVYTVLFNDYRDEKSGRQVFVTQEPHEARTFVAKLEQ; encoded by the coding sequence ATGAACGCGATGGAGCAAACCTCGGAGACGAACCTCGTTTTTCGACGGGCCACCGGCGAGGACCGGGAGGCTGTCCGCGAGGCCATGGCCAAGTTTTTCTACGCCGAGGAGACCGTTACGGTGTGTTACTACAACGGCAGCGAGGTAACGCGGGACGATATGGAGTTTTCGTTGTCGCTGATCGAGCACGGTTACGTCACGCTGGCACTGGACGGTGACCGGATCGTGGGGCTCACCGGAGCTGGAACGATCGCGGCGGACGAGGCGGCCAAGCTGCGTGAACAAGCCGAAGCAGCGGAAACGGAAAAGTTTGGAGATATTTTGCGCTTTTTGGCGCACATGGCCGAACACGGGAACGTCTGCAAGCGATTCGGAGTGGAGCAGGCGTTCCACGTGTACTTCATTGCCGTCGATCCGGACCTCCGCGGGAAGAGTCTGGCCAAGCAGCTGATGGAGATGCAGTTTGAGCTGGCGGCACAGCTGGGCGTTGCGGTGATGAGCGGGGACATTACCAACATTCACGCGGGGAGAATGGCTCTAGGAATGGGACTGGAGTGTGTCTACACGGTGCTGTTCAACGACTACCGGGACGAAAAGTCCGGCCGGCAGGTGTTTGTGACGCAGGAACCGCACGAAGCGAGGACGTTTGTGGCGAAGCTGGAGCAGTGA
- the LOC119770688 gene encoding uncharacterized protein LOC119770688: MCTTVEKLPNPSYRLATVADREDLRSALLRFFYPEEGLNVCYYGGSDAAPDDVEYYVSMIDEGFTELAIDLGTGQIVGFSIGGLVEAQSFTNSSVKTEKFADILKFLEFMAKNANLAKRFGVTHIYSIYAVGVDPRFRQQAIATALMENQFEMARKKGAALVSADTTGIKSAGLVKKLGMEVVFSIAFNDYRDEVGRQIFVSSGSELTVQTVVKRF, encoded by the coding sequence ATGTGCACAACTGTTGAAAAACTACCAAATCCTTCGTACCGCTTGGCCACCGTAGCTGATCGTGAGGATCTTCGCTCGGCACTGTTGCGCTTTTTCTACCCGGAGGAAGGCTTGAACGTTTGCTACTACGGCGGAAGTGACGCCGCTCCGGACGATGTCGAGTACTACGTGAGCATGATCGACGAAGGGTTTACGGAGCTGGCTATAGATCTGGGAACGGGTCAGATCGTAGGGTTCAGCATTGGTGGATTGGTAGAAGCCCAAAGTTTTACCAATTCGTCAGTAAAGACGGAAAAGTTTGcggatattttaaaatttcttgaatttatggCGAAGAACGCAAATTTGGCGAAACGATTTGGAGTTACGCACATTTACAGCATCTACGCAGTCGGAGTGGATCCACGGTTTCGCCAGCAAGCCATTGCCACCGCCCTGATGGAGAACCAGTTCGAGATGGCTCGAAAGAAGGGGGCTGCGCTGGTTTCGGCGGACACTACCGGAATTAAGTCTGCGGGCTTGGTGAAGAAGCTGGGCATGGAAGTTGTCTTTTCGATCGCGTTCAACGACTACCGTGACGAAGTAGGCCGACAGATATTCGTGAGTTCGGGTTCGGAACTGACAGTTCAAACAGTAGTGAAACGATTTTAG
- the LOC6049584 gene encoding uncharacterized protein LOC6049584, whose product MAIPATAAVPEMTVSYRLATEADREALREALLRYFYPEEGVNTCYNGSPEVAPDDVDFYVNLINEGCTTLAIEDGTGQIVGFCAGGMLNGDEAQNMATLAQTTETEKFADILRFLAFMAKQANIVERYGVSNIYYMYGVGVDHRYRQRSVASALMEQQFELARKLGAAVAYGDTTGVKSAGMCKKLGMEIVFSIAYNDYRDEKGRQVFVSSDPDLMVQTVVKRL is encoded by the coding sequence ATGGCCATACCAGCAACCGCCGCAGTTCCCGAGATGACCGTGTCGTACCGTTTGGCCACCGAAGCGGACCGAGAGGCCCTCCGGGAAGCTTTGCTGCGGTACTTTTACCCCGAGGAGGGCGTCAATACCTGTTACAACGGCAGCCCGGAGGTCGCCCCGGACGATGTCGATTTCTACGTGAATCTAATCAACGAAGGCTGCACCACGCTGGCCATCGAGGACGGAACGGGCCAGATTGTGGGCTTCTGCGCCGGCGGGATGCTGAACGGGGACGAGGCCCAGAACATGGCCACGTTGGCGCAGACGACGGAGACGGAGAAGTTTGCGGACATTTTGCGCTTCCTCGCGTTCATGGCCAAGCAAGCGAACATCGTGGAACGGTACGGCGTGAGCAACATTTACTACATGTACGGAGTGGGGGTGGACCACCGGTACCGGCAGCGTTCCGTAGCCAGCGCCCTGATGGAGCAGCAGTTTGAGCTGGCGCGGAAGTTGGGTGCGGCCGTCGCGTACGGGGACACCACCGGGGTCAAGTCGGCTGGGATGTGCAAAAAGTTGGGCATGGAGATTGTGTTTTCGATCGCGTACAACGACTACCGGGATGAGAAGGGACGGCAAGTGTTTGTGAGCTCGGATCCGGATCTGATGGTGCAAACGGTGGTGAAGCGGTTGTGA
- the LOC6049583 gene encoding zinc finger protein 91 codes for MEAGIAAFDPNDLICYSPEESEDEGEPPPAEFQRPASPLLPPPPPPPVSASTPSPTIDLAAISGEEIQLTVPSPTTTASPLQGARFKCKFCPAYTHTAEDFIKHFIMHFGRNRISYKQMTREEVRALPNANEKFVCGVCARCFEAREAVKEHMIKDHGFKEIKPKEAKKPSESTVVAAPAGSVPQAGTKRKLDDDFVDSQKLPISDSSSSSSEAASESKPGSAASSAAASKAPQVAISSKPAIAGSAASASAVLPVVCDSETPKSSAIQQQQPPSTSAVVQPKLDEAAEDAELNEFLQPMTLKALKLKLLAGLKLKCPQKGCVYKFETRAKRDIHLKCHNIEPGLIGPGGPVPSKDEKKDNFKCYQCGLEFPRWRECSQHLWKQHKVDSNMLKCPVCDVRFEFAVKVYRHLQTHRPVKAYSCPSCGKSFATQSQLSVHEALHKKQLQQQRPKPKPAAASAGASGGGPSGPDGKGGDPGAAAGDAEDEGEPSGGEEGGSGKPAEKLPWYAERKCDICGHMFSNSKILSKHIKTVHHKIKPFICNVCGYKSARKVTLTIHMRQHSGLKPLECKECPFRTADPSALKYHEKRHSKDKWYECKFCGLLTIQASALKTHIRLNHPKEYESIKCDLCNFTSVNPELLSRHKSDHKAGLIKSEDSHDSVSSKRSKNAPESSSDCFLPIESTDSVVHDAGGFTIPAVINAPVAHSEETQFPT; via the exons ATGGAGGCTGGAATCGCG GCTTTCGATCCGAACGACTTGATCTGCTACTCGCCGGAGGAGTCCGAAGATGAGGGCGAACCTCCGCCGGCCGAGTTCCAGCGGCCTGCTTCTCCGCTCCttccgccgccaccaccacctccGGTGTCGGCATCAACTCCAAGTCCGACCATTGACCTGGCTGCCATATCCGGTGAGGAGATCCAACTAACCGTGCCATCGCCAACTACAACAGCGAGTCCGCTGCAGGGCGCCCGCTTCAAGTGCAAGTTCTGCCCAGCTTACACTCATACGGCGGAGGATTTCATCAAGCACTTCATCATGCACTTTGGCCGCAACCGGATCTCCTACAAGCAGATGACCCGGGAAGAGGTACGGGCGTTGCCCAATGCAAACGAAAAGTTCGTTTGCGGAGTTTGTGCGCGCTGCTTCGAGGCTCGGGAAGCGGTCAAGGAGCACATGATAAAGGATCATGGCTTTAAGGAGATCAAGCCAAAGGAGGCGAAGAAGCCGTCCGAGTCCACGGTCGTAGCTGCTCCCGCTGGAAGCGTCCCACAAGCTGGAACAAAGCGAAAGCTGGACGATGATTTCGTAGACTCTCAGAAGCTTCCAATCAGCGATAGTTCCTCAAGTTCGTCCGAAGCAGCGTCCGAGTCCAAGCCGGGATCCGCTGCATCATCTGCCGCGGCATCGAAAGCTCCTCAAGTGGCCATTTCCAGCAAGCCGGCCATCGCAGGCTCTGCTGCGTCCGCTTCTGCTGTCCTCCCGGTAGTCTGTGATAGTGAAACACCAAAATCCTCTGCaatccagcagcagcaaccgcCATCAACGTCAGCCGTCGTCCAGCCGAAGCTGGACGAAGCAGCCGAGGACGCCGAACTGAACGAATTTCTCCAGCCCATGACGCTAAAGGCCCTCAAGCTAAAACTGCTGGCCGGACTGAAGCTCAAGTGTCCCCAGAAGGGTTGCGTGTACAAGTTCGAAACGCGCGCCAAGCGGGACATTCATCTCAAGTGTCATAACATAGAGCCGGGCCTGATCGGGCCCGGCGGTCCCGTACCGAGCAAGGACGAGAAAAAGGATAACTTCAAGTGTTACCAGTGCGGGTTGGAGTTTCCACGGTGGCGCGAGTGCTCCCAGCACCTGTGGAAGCAGCACAAGGTCGACAGCAACATGCTCAAGTGTCCGGTGTGCGACGTGCGGTTCGAGTTTGCCG TAAAAGTCTACCGGCACCTGCAAACGCATCGACCCGTGAAGGCCTACAGCTGCCCATCGTGCGGCAAGTCGTTCGCGACCCAGTCCCAGCTGTCGGTGCACGAGGCCCTGCACAAGAagcagctgcagcagcagcgTCCAAAGCCCAAGCCGGCCGCCGCTTCCGCTGGAGCTAGTGGTGGCGGCCCTTCCGGTCCGGATGGAAAAGGCGGAGATCCCGGCGCCGCTGCCGGAGATGCAGAGGACGAAGGAGAACCTTCGGGAGGGGAGGAGGGTGGCAGTGGTAAGCCCGCGGAGAAGCTTCCGTGGTACGCCGAGCGCAAGTGCGACATCTGCGGGCACATGTTCAGCAACTCGAAGATTCTTAGCAAACACATCAAGACGGTTCACCACAAGATCAAGCCGTTCATCTGTAACGTGTGCGGGTACAAGTCGGCCCGGAAGGTGACGCTTACG ATTCACATGCGTCAACACTCGGGTTTGAAGCCGTTGGAGTGCAAGGAGTGTCCCTTCCGTACAGCGGATCCTAGTGCGTTGAAGTACCACGAGAAGCGCCACAGCAAG GACAAATGGTACGAGTGCAAGTTCTGCGGCCTGCTGACCATCCAGGCCAGCGCCCTCAAGACGCACATCCGCCTGAACCACCCGAAGGAGTACGAGTCGATCAAGTGCGACCTGTGCAATTTCACCTCCGTCAACCCGGAGCTGCTGTCCCGCCACAAGAGCGACCACAAGGCGGGTCTCATCAAGAGCGAAGACTCGCACGATTCGGTGTCGTCGAAGCGCTCGAAGAACgcaccggaaagctcgtccgacTGCTTTCTGCCGATCGAGAGTACGGACTCGGTGGTGCACGACGCCGGCGGCTTCACGATTCCGGCCGTCATCAACGCACCGGTTGCGCACTCGGAGGAAACGCAGTTTCCCACTTAA
- the LOC6049588 gene encoding death-associated protein kinase 1, with translation MDVSAHVALLEKLIACGADVHQLNNHGESSVFFVRNSHLLDVLRKHGAQLDLANQAGETALERHLVNYNVCVANSLLTHLHDRPCFKQHAHKYLAPMMRYSRDFFSCDYQKFLEAHPESARVMFDSVCGHSREEASRLFAKACNCAFIYISEMFLSGNYDLDYNYKFEYNNTPLIGLLNYMELPNLHIVKQLLEKKGVDVQVRNECGWDALLTLVRGFRSARCHGHGLETVQLLLDHGASVHTTGDDGNTALHLAFADGEMELVELLVRNGSDLGAVNNHGKRPFERASMLDQELFYFYS, from the coding sequence ATGGATGTTAGTGCACATGTAGCATTGCTGGAAAAGTTGATCGCCTGCGGTGCGGACGTTCATCAGCTGAACAATCACGGCGAGTCATCCGTCTTTTTCGTCAGAAATAGCCACCTGCTGGATGTCCTTCGCAAGCATGGAGCTCAGTTGGATCTTGCCAATCAAGCTGGAGAAACTGCCCTGGAACGACATCTTGTCAACTACAACGTCTGTGTGGCAAACTCATTACTTACCCACCTTCATGACCGACCCTGTTTCAAGCAGCATGCCCACAAGTATCTCGCTCCAATGATGCGTTACAGCAGGGACTTTTTCAGCTGTGATTACCAAAAATTTCTCGAAGCTCACCCCGAATCAGCCAGAGTCATGTTCGATTCCGTGTGCGGTCATTCACGCGAGGAGGCTTCCCGGCTGTTTGCAAAAGCTTGCAACTGTGCCTTTATCTACATATCGGAAATGTTCCTGAGCGGCAACTACGACCTGGATTACAACTACAAGTTTGAGTACAATAACACGCCCTTGATCGGTCTGCTCAACTACATGGAACTGCCAAATTTGCACATTGTGAAGCAGCTGCTGGAAAAGAAGGGTGTTGATGTGCAGGTGAGAAATGAGTGCGGTTGGGACGCATTGCTTACGCTGGTCAGAGGATTTCGGTCTGCCAGGTGCCATGGACACGGGCTTGAAACGGTGCAGTTGCTGCTGGACCATGGAGCGTCGGTTCATACTACAGGCGATGACGGCAATACGGCGTTGCATTTGGCATTTGCAGATGGCGAAATGGAACTGGTTGAGCTGTTGGTCCGGAATGGTTCCGACTTGGGTGCTGTTAATAACCATGGAAAGAGGCCTTTTGAAAGAGCATCTATGTTGGATCaggaactgttttatttttacagttga
- the LOC119769251 gene encoding poly [ADP-ribose] polymerase tankyrase-1-like: protein MEEFGSFDNRLEEIKLDWKDKNIYEPETVMQVAASNGLNRVIDRLYELGAPIATPGHNPLMQAVGNNRQDTVVWLLTDHFDHFDCTLRDEFGHLVKLKDQVVCYQYHTKEFYETHQDLLVEFFPEFREAIQESMAKATSSVRYYGVEGSFATANINVTELDKLPEPYSSVRGSNGETLLHLAVERDDKELFVRMLEGGCEMDALDNDGNHPVHLVKSEEMLDLIVDRHSEGRKLIQRTNNYGTPLLHKACQLYIDLEAQIALLEKVINYGAIVNQQNSNGESAVFFAGNYLLLEVLRNHGAQLDEVNKAGETALERHLGCFNVISAGYILSHIHDQPSFKQHAHKYLGLLMRHNRDFFVCDYFKVLEEHPDSARILFDSVYEHSREEASRLISKACRGALVYVSEMFLSGDYDLDYNFKHDFDNTPLIGLFDYMEEPNLHIVKQLLEKGVDVQVKNFWGRDALLTLVRGFRFAKCYGHGVETVQLLLDHGATIHTTDLDGNKPLHLAFVDGDAELVEFLVQNGADLGAVNCQGKRPNEMVTDSDKTLFYICD from the exons ATGGAAGAGTTCGGATCGTTTGACAATCGTCTGGAGGAGATCAAGCTAGACTGGAAGGATAAGAACATCTATGAGCCA GAAACGGTTATGCAGGTGGCTGCTTCCAACGGATTGAATCGCGTCATTGATCGACTGTACGAACTTGGAGCCCCAATTGCCACTCCCGGACACAACCCGCTGATGCAAGCTGTCGGCAACAACAGGCAAGACACGGTGGTTTGGCTTCTAACCGATCATTTTGACCACTTTGATTGCACCCTCCGAGATGAGTTTGGAC accTGGTCAAGTTGAAAGATCAGGTGGTTTGCTACCAGTATCACACGAAGGAATTTTATGAAACGCACCAAGACTTGCTCGTGGAGTTCTTTCCAGAGTTTCGAGAAGCCATCCAAGAGTCGATGGCGAAGGCAACATCGAGTGTTAGATACTATGGAGTGGAAGGATCATTCGCCACAGCAAACATCAATGTAACCGAGTTGGACAAGCTGCCCGAACCGTATTCATCCGTCAGAGGATCAAACGGAGAGACTCTTCTCCACTTGGCTGTAGAAAGAGACGACAAGGAACTGTTTGTTCGAATGCTGGAAGGAGGTTGCGAGATGGACGCGCTGGACAACGACGGAAACCATCCAGTTCATCTGGTGAAAAGCGAAGAAATGCTGGACTTGATCGTCGATCGTCACTCGGAAGGTCGAAAGCTTATCCAACGAACAAACAACTATGGCACACCGTTATTGCACAAAGCCTGCCAGCTATACATTGATTTAGAAGCACAAATCGCTCTGCTGGAAAAGGTGATCAACTACGGTGCGATTGTAAACCAGCAAAACAGTAATGGCGAGTCAGCCGTATTCTTCGCCGGAAACTACCTCCTGCTGGAAGTCTTGCGAAATCATGGTGCTCAGCTGGACGAAGTCAACAAAGCTGGAGAAACTGCCCTGGAACGACATCTCGGCTGCTTCAACGTCATATCGGCTGGATACATACTTTCCCACATTCACGATCAACCCTCGTTCAAGCAGCATGCCCACAAATATCTAGGTCTGTTGATGCGTCACAACAGGGACTTCTTCGTTTGCGATTACTTCAAAGTTCTGGAGGAGCATCCCGACTCAGCTAGGATTCTGTTCGATTCCGTGTACGAACATTCCCGCGAGGAGGCCTCACGACTGATCTCAAAAGCTTGCAGAGGTGCCTTGGTGTACGTGTCGGAAATGTTCTTGAGCGGTGACTATGACCTAGATTACAACTTCAAGCACGACTTCGATAACACTCCGTTGATCGGGTTGTTCGACTACATGGAAGAACCAAATCTGCACATTGTGAAGCAGCTGCTGGAGAAGGGCGTTGATGTGCAGGTTAAAAACTTTTGGGGTCGGGATGCCTTGCTCACGCTGGTCAGAGGATTTCGGTTCGCCAAATGTTACGGGCATGGAGTTGAAACGGTGCAGTTGTTGCTGGACCATGGAGCGACGATACACACAACTGACCTGGACGGGAATAAGCCGTTGCATTTGGCATTTGTGGATGGAGACGCGGAACTGGTAGAGTTTCTTGTCCAGAACGGTGCTGACTTGGGTGCTGTAAACTGTCAGGGAAAGCGACCGAATGAGATGGTCACCGATTCGGACAAGACTCTCTTTTACATTTGTGATTGA